A single window of Gossypium hirsutum isolate 1008001.06 chromosome A10, Gossypium_hirsutum_v2.1, whole genome shotgun sequence DNA harbors:
- the LOC107895425 gene encoding ubiquitin-like protein pmt3/smt3 encodes METSRRITATQSTLISLSESEVKDNEERFLLKLQSGLKHPDQYYYWMGRNTPFKELIIDYTRRIDVPLSSVRFLFDDSPINPLFSANRLELEDGDSIDVIRRDVSASTETTLISLPRAKGEMPITLKVGLFGTDHHLLYLIGRSTPLEYLFLDYADRTSLFYEKIRFYIQKRWLLIDPKKTSDDYKMEDGVS; translated from the exons atggagaCGAGCAGGCGCATAACAGCAACTCAATCTACGTTAATCTCTTTGTCTGAGTCTGAGGTGAAAGACAATGAAGAACGGTTTCTTTTGAAGCTGCAGAGTGGTCTTAAACATCCTGATCAATATTACTACTGGATGGGTCGAAACACACCGTTCAAAGAACTAATTATTGATTACACTCGACGCATTGATGTTCCGTTAAGCTCTGTGAGATTTCTTTTTGATGATTCACCTATAAACCCATTGTTTTCAGCCAATCGTTTGGAGCTGGAAGATGGTGATTCCATTGATGTTATTCGACGTGATGTATCCGCCAGCACTGAGACGACACTGATATCCCTGCCTCGGGCCAAGGGAGAGATGCCGATCACTTTGAAAGTGGGTCTATTTGGAACTGATCATCACTTGCTGTATTTGATTGGGCGAAGCACACCGCTAGAATATCTATTTCTTGACTATGCAGATCGTACGTCTCTTTTCTACGAGAAAATCAGATTTTATATTCAAAAGCGATGGCTTCTTATAGATCCGAAGAAAACTTCCGATGATTATAAGATGGAAGATGGAG TTTCGTGA